Proteins encoded together in one Terriglobus saanensis SP1PR4 window:
- the infB gene encoding translation initiation factor IF-2, translating into MSKVRINDLARELEVKSKSILDALTAVGVAEKKTHSSSIEAGEAELVRRHITGGSSNSRSSSSASDTRGRIDLSKASKPGDIARAILERKQAEAAGASAPPFAQRPVVARPPVVAVPPPSAPPVAVAPTPVVATPPPSAPVVARPVVTPPAAPAPPVVVAHPAAPVPPPAPVVAPPTRAPNTQPVMPTLTFSSERTSSAPQTTGRRIVPQTRAASPVIVAPAPAIASRVPMGTVVVKAPVAPAAGTVPPKPVAATPVPEPVAEVAAPPPPPPVVDAPPVRRVIMPQTGPRPVYTAPPGAAPVAPRGRPIFQRPGASGPGSTGGYQGNRGPMGPGGPSSGAGGPMGPGGVRRPMHPTRTYPGGPPPGAPGARPFTPGGRPGFGARPGFGGPPRPGGGLGAPGDMAGAPKPGMRPAARKGAAGKKRYEKSKEGPMKGFAPPSRFGGPQIPQGEVPITRTITVTEGISVKDLAEKLEVRGKDLIAMLLMRGIFVTVNQSLDNELVKGIAAAFGADAQIISVEEQLENEAIEGLLEDTTGMIEITRPPVVTVMGHVDHGKTSLLDAIRSTDVASGEAGGITQHIGAYKVHVTKPDSPAFGREIVFLDTPGHEAFTRMRARGAKVTDIVVVVVAADDGVMPQTIEAIDHAKAANVPIIVAVNKIDKPGADPSRVKQQLAERGLQSEDLGGTTVFVEVSAKKRIGLDLLEEMILLTADLANLRAIPERPAVGTVIEAKLDRGRGAVASILVQNGTLKTGDSYIVGNTFGKIRAMFDDRGRPIESAGPSTPVEILGLEGIPDAGDTFIVMSDRDKAKGIAQYRKMKEREAQLAKSSRVSLEGLAEQIKQAGVKDLNIILKGDVQGSVEVLADSLQRMSTEKVRVRVLHSGVGAITESDILLASASNAVVIGFNVRPERKAQELSEAENVEIRLHSIIYELQDEITKAMLGLLDPVFKENYLGRAEVLNVFKITKVGQIAGSIVRDGVIQRNAQIRLMRDGVEIYKGKIANLKRFKEDVKEVTSGMECGIDLGSWKDIRVGDTIDAFATEKMADDLGGNTAEIKKAAAKAAAKEAADKVAEDAAKAAKEAAETTNA; encoded by the coding sequence TTGAGCAAAGTACGCATTAACGATCTGGCACGCGAGCTGGAAGTGAAGAGCAAATCCATTCTGGATGCTCTGACGGCTGTGGGCGTGGCAGAAAAAAAGACCCATTCGAGCTCCATTGAAGCCGGCGAAGCCGAGCTCGTGCGACGCCACATCACCGGTGGCTCGTCCAACTCTCGTTCGTCCTCCTCCGCCTCCGACACACGCGGACGGATCGATCTCTCCAAGGCCTCCAAACCGGGAGACATCGCGCGCGCTATCCTCGAGCGCAAACAGGCAGAAGCTGCAGGTGCCTCTGCACCTCCCTTTGCTCAGCGCCCTGTCGTAGCACGGCCTCCCGTGGTGGCTGTACCACCACCGTCCGCTCCGCCCGTCGCCGTAGCGCCAACGCCTGTGGTGGCAACTCCTCCTCCCTCTGCGCCTGTTGTGGCAAGGCCCGTAGTGACTCCTCCTGCGGCCCCCGCACCGCCTGTCGTTGTGGCTCACCCTGCTGCGCCAGTACCTCCGCCAGCTCCTGTCGTCGCTCCTCCGACACGCGCACCCAACACGCAGCCGGTCATGCCGACGCTGACGTTCTCCTCGGAGCGCACCTCGTCTGCACCGCAGACGACAGGTCGCCGCATCGTTCCGCAGACGCGCGCCGCTTCGCCGGTCATCGTTGCACCGGCACCTGCGATTGCCTCCCGCGTTCCGATGGGAACGGTCGTTGTGAAAGCGCCGGTTGCTCCTGCAGCTGGAACCGTTCCTCCGAAGCCGGTGGCAGCGACTCCCGTTCCGGAGCCTGTCGCAGAAGTGGCAGCTCCACCACCGCCGCCTCCCGTTGTGGACGCTCCGCCGGTGCGTCGCGTGATTATGCCGCAGACTGGCCCGCGTCCCGTTTACACAGCGCCCCCTGGAGCGGCACCTGTCGCTCCGCGTGGACGTCCCATCTTCCAGCGCCCCGGCGCAAGTGGCCCCGGCAGCACAGGTGGATATCAAGGCAATCGTGGACCGATGGGTCCCGGCGGTCCCAGCAGCGGCGCCGGCGGACCGATGGGTCCCGGCGGAGTTCGCCGTCCCATGCATCCCACACGCACTTATCCGGGTGGACCGCCTCCTGGAGCACCGGGTGCGCGTCCCTTCACGCCTGGCGGACGTCCCGGTTTCGGTGCACGCCCCGGATTTGGCGGACCGCCCCGTCCAGGTGGCGGCTTAGGCGCGCCTGGCGATATGGCCGGAGCTCCAAAGCCGGGTATGCGTCCAGCAGCACGCAAGGGCGCAGCAGGTAAGAAGCGTTACGAGAAGAGCAAGGAAGGCCCGATGAAGGGCTTTGCGCCACCGTCTCGTTTTGGTGGACCGCAGATTCCGCAGGGAGAAGTGCCGATCACGCGCACCATTACCGTGACCGAAGGCATCTCCGTAAAGGACCTTGCCGAGAAGTTGGAAGTACGCGGTAAAGATCTCATCGCCATGCTCCTGATGCGCGGCATTTTCGTCACCGTGAACCAGTCGCTCGACAACGAGCTGGTCAAGGGCATCGCCGCAGCATTCGGCGCGGACGCCCAGATCATCTCCGTCGAAGAGCAGCTTGAGAACGAAGCAATCGAGGGCCTGCTCGAAGACACTACCGGCATGATCGAGATCACGCGTCCCCCCGTCGTTACGGTCATGGGACACGTCGATCACGGCAAAACATCACTCCTCGATGCGATTCGCTCTACCGACGTCGCCAGCGGCGAAGCCGGCGGCATTACGCAGCACATCGGCGCGTACAAGGTGCACGTCACGAAGCCGGACTCTCCTGCCTTTGGCCGCGAGATCGTCTTCCTGGATACGCCTGGTCACGAAGCCTTCACGCGCATGCGTGCACGCGGAGCGAAGGTCACGGACATCGTCGTCGTGGTGGTTGCAGCGGATGACGGCGTGATGCCGCAGACGATTGAAGCCATCGATCACGCGAAGGCGGCGAATGTGCCGATCATCGTTGCGGTCAACAAGATCGACAAACCCGGTGCGGATCCGTCGCGCGTCAAGCAGCAGCTTGCCGAGCGTGGCCTGCAGTCGGAAGATCTCGGCGGCACCACGGTCTTCGTGGAAGTCTCCGCGAAGAAGCGCATCGGTCTCGATCTCCTGGAGGAGATGATCCTGCTCACAGCGGATCTCGCCAACCTGAGAGCGATCCCCGAGCGTCCCGCAGTCGGTACGGTCATTGAAGCCAAGCTGGATCGCGGTCGCGGTGCAGTCGCCTCCATCCTCGTACAGAACGGAACCCTGAAGACGGGCGACAGCTACATCGTCGGCAACACCTTCGGTAAGATCCGCGCCATGTTCGACGATCGCGGACGTCCGATCGAATCCGCTGGACCTTCGACCCCGGTCGAGATCCTCGGTCTCGAAGGCATCCCGGACGCCGGTGACACGTTCATCGTCATGAGCGATCGCGACAAGGCCAAGGGCATCGCACAGTACCGCAAGATGAAAGAGCGCGAGGCGCAGCTTGCCAAGAGCAGCCGCGTCTCTCTGGAAGGTCTTGCCGAACAGATCAAGCAGGCAGGCGTCAAGGACCTCAACATCATCCTCAAGGGCGATGTGCAGGGTTCGGTCGAAGTTCTGGCAGACAGCCTGCAGCGCATGTCGACCGAGAAGGTACGCGTTCGCGTTCTTCACTCGGGCGTCGGCGCCATCACGGAGTCGGATATCCTTCTCGCCTCTGCCTCGAACGCGGTCGTTATCGGCTTCAACGTTCGTCCGGAGCGCAAGGCACAGGAGCTCTCCGAAGCCGAGAACGTCGAGATTCGTCTGCACTCGATCATCTACGAGCTTCAGGACGAGATCACGAAGGCGATGCTTGGTCTGCTCGACCCCGTGTTCAAGGAAAACTACCTTGGCCGCGCGGAAGTGCTCAACGTCTTCAAGATCACGAAGGTCGGCCAGATCGCCGGTTCCATCGTTCGCGACGGCGTCATCCAGCGCAATGCGCAGATTCGCCTGATGCGCGATGGCGTGGAGATCTACAAGGGCAAGATCGCCAACCTGAAGCGCTTCAAGGAAGATGTGAAGGAAGTCACCAGCGGCATGGAGTGCGGTATCGACCTCGGCAGCTGGAAAGACATCCGCGTCGGGGACACGATCGATGCCTTCGCCACGGAGAAGATGGCGGACGATCTCGGAGGCAACACCGCCGAGATCAAGAAGGCAGCAGCCAAGGCTGCGGCGAAGGAAGCCGCAGACAAGGTCGCCGAAGATGCCGCCAAGGCCGCAAAAGAAGCAGCCGAGACGACCAACGCATAA
- the guaB gene encoding IMP dehydrogenase translates to MIQNPVPEALTFDDVLLVPAFSDVVPTQVSTSTRLTKRITLNTPLLSAAMDTVTESRLAIAMAQAGGMGVIHRNLSIEQQAQEVDKVKRSESGMIVDPVTIEPERPIADALEVMRRYKISGVPVTQGKKLVGILTNRDLRFISQTDIPISEVMTKKNLITVPVGTTLEQAEHILHQHRVEKLLVVNDAYELKGLITVKDIQKKLKYPNACKDDQGRLRVAAAIGATGDFLERAAALIDARVDALAIDSAHGHSSRVLEAVRECKRAFPDVDLLAGNVATYDGCLALIEAGADAIKVGIGPGSICTTRMVTGAGMPQITAISEAYRAAKERGIAIIADGGIKYSGDLTKAIAAGASVIMIGSLFAGVDESPGEMILYQGRSFKSYRGMGSLSAMAQGSGERYFQGKDDLNSAGTAPRSITSPESAQSNRLAKFVPEGIEGRVPHRGPLEAMVFQLVGGLRSGMGYLGCSTIPELQENGRFVRISGAGLRESHVHDVIITREAPNYHVE, encoded by the coding sequence ATGATTCAGAATCCGGTTCCTGAAGCCCTTACATTCGACGATGTTCTTCTCGTCCCCGCATTTTCCGACGTGGTCCCAACCCAGGTCAGCACGTCCACACGCCTAACCAAGCGCATCACGCTAAATACGCCCCTTCTCTCCGCTGCGATGGATACCGTCACCGAGAGCCGTCTGGCGATCGCCATGGCGCAGGCTGGAGGCATGGGAGTTATTCACCGCAATCTTTCCATCGAGCAGCAGGCGCAGGAAGTCGACAAGGTCAAGCGCTCCGAATCGGGCATGATCGTCGATCCCGTGACGATCGAGCCCGAACGTCCCATCGCCGATGCGCTGGAAGTGATGCGCCGCTACAAGATCTCCGGCGTTCCCGTGACGCAGGGCAAGAAGCTTGTCGGCATCCTGACCAATCGCGATCTCCGCTTCATCTCGCAGACGGACATTCCGATCTCCGAAGTGATGACTAAGAAGAACCTCATCACCGTCCCCGTCGGCACTACCCTGGAGCAGGCAGAGCACATCCTCCATCAGCATCGCGTGGAGAAGCTCCTTGTCGTCAATGACGCCTATGAACTCAAGGGCCTCATCACGGTCAAAGATATTCAGAAGAAGTTGAAGTACCCGAACGCCTGCAAGGACGACCAGGGCCGTCTCCGCGTGGCTGCCGCTATCGGCGCGACGGGCGACTTCCTCGAACGCGCCGCAGCCCTCATTGACGCACGTGTCGACGCACTTGCCATCGACAGCGCACATGGTCATTCCTCGCGTGTGCTCGAAGCCGTTCGCGAGTGCAAACGCGCCTTCCCGGATGTCGATCTTCTCGCCGGAAACGTCGCCACCTATGACGGCTGCCTCGCTCTGATTGAAGCGGGAGCGGATGCCATCAAGGTCGGTATCGGACCGGGTTCGATCTGCACGACACGTATGGTGACCGGTGCAGGTATGCCGCAGATTACGGCCATCAGCGAGGCGTATCGCGCGGCCAAAGAGCGCGGCATTGCGATCATCGCCGACGGTGGGATCAAGTACTCTGGCGATCTCACCAAGGCCATCGCAGCGGGAGCCTCCGTTATCATGATCGGCTCGCTCTTCGCCGGTGTGGATGAGTCTCCCGGCGAGATGATTCTCTATCAGGGCCGTTCTTTCAAGAGCTACCGCGGCATGGGTTCGCTTTCCGCCATGGCGCAGGGATCGGGCGAGCGCTATTTCCAGGGCAAGGACGATCTGAACTCGGCAGGAACGGCGCCGCGTTCGATCACCTCACCCGAGAGCGCGCAGAGCAACCGCCTTGCGAAGTTCGTGCCGGAAGGCATCGAAGGTCGCGTTCCGCATCGCGGACCGTTGGAGGCGATGGTCTTTCAGCTCGTCGGCGGTCTCCGCTCGGGCATGGGATACCTAGGCTGCTCCACGATTCCTGAGTTGCAGGAGAATGGCCGCTTCGTTCGTATCTCGGGCGCTGGCCTCCGCGAATCGCACGTGCACGATGTCATCATCACGCGCGAAGCTCCGAACTATCACGTTGAGTAG
- a CDS encoding EAL domain-containing protein, whose translation MAFQPIVDVETRTVRTYEALVRGPENQPASEVLAMVNEKNRYAFDQACRVKAIRLASELGMVKTGARLAVNFMPEAIYSPSGCIQKTLRAARQYKFPLDRLIFEITEHEPVRNTAHLKSIIKEYKKHGFGIALDDFGAGYNGLSLLAELDPDIVKLDARLIKELHLRPRSQAIVRAMTELCKSLDITVVGEAIETVEECEALQACGVHLMQGFFFAQPLFEGLPEVTWR comes from the coding sequence ATGGCGTTTCAACCCATTGTTGACGTTGAAACGCGCACCGTCCGAACCTACGAGGCCCTGGTCCGCGGCCCAGAAAACCAGCCAGCGTCTGAAGTGCTCGCCATGGTCAATGAAAAAAATCGCTATGCCTTCGATCAGGCGTGCCGCGTGAAGGCCATTCGTCTGGCCTCAGAGCTGGGCATGGTGAAAACGGGAGCGCGCCTCGCCGTGAACTTCATGCCCGAGGCCATCTATAGCCCGTCAGGCTGCATTCAGAAAACTCTTCGGGCAGCACGGCAATACAAGTTCCCACTTGATCGGCTTATCTTCGAGATCACCGAACACGAGCCAGTTCGCAATACGGCCCACCTGAAGAGCATTATCAAGGAGTACAAGAAGCATGGTTTCGGGATCGCCCTGGATGACTTTGGCGCGGGGTATAACGGCCTGAGCCTGCTTGCCGAGTTGGATCCCGACATCGTCAAACTCGATGCGCGGCTTATCAAGGAGCTGCATCTGCGACCCCGGTCGCAGGCGATCGTGCGCGCCATGACTGAACTTTGCAAGTCTCTCGACATCACGGTCGTGGGCGAAGCCATAGAGACAGTGGAAGAGTGTGAGGCCCTCCAGGCCTGCGGCGTACACCTGATGCAGGGATTTTTCTTTGCCCAACCCCTCTTTGAGGGGTTGCCTGAAGTGACGTGGCGTTAG
- the nusA gene encoding transcription termination factor NusA: protein MASALYQAIELMSRDKGIDPQIVVGAVEDAIALATRKFYKTQENMRGEFDKESGEIRAYVYKTVVEGAEQVEDAENQLTLDQAKELAGEVEVGAELRFYKDTSPLGRIAAQMAKQVIFQKVREAERDTVFNEYNHRVGEILNATVKRVEPMDVIVDLDKAEARMPKREQSRLEQFAVGERIRVALIRVDRAAKGPQVIVSRAAPSLVQNLFQSEVPEIYDGTVMIRAIAREAGERTKIAVVSRDKDVDPVGACVGMKGMRVQSIIRELRGEKIDIIEFSEEITTFAEKALQPAKVARVSITDLAEKQIEVIVDDTQLSLAIGKKGQNVRLAAKLLGWKIDIKSEEEKRQEVEQQMSAMQGAPQTPIEQVTELGESVLEKLIAAGITTVESLADMTAEELEEVPGIGEKSVEKITVAVRHYFGQYEEGEERPAAAAEAASTDVAPAAEEASDVETAEVDTTLAESADESLEENAEDEESSMSKTPEEIFAAENAGTGNVPIEVDESTEDILDEEDRASNEDGFSDADNREGDIELDNQTMDDLVAESQEISDETIDSDEHDRG, encoded by the coding sequence ATGGCAAGCGCACTGTATCAAGCAATTGAATTGATGAGCCGGGACAAAGGGATTGACCCGCAGATCGTTGTGGGCGCGGTAGAAGACGCGATCGCACTGGCAACACGCAAGTTTTACAAAACGCAGGAGAATATGCGCGGCGAGTTCGACAAGGAGTCGGGCGAGATTCGCGCGTATGTCTATAAGACAGTCGTTGAAGGTGCGGAGCAGGTCGAGGACGCCGAGAACCAGCTCACGCTGGATCAGGCGAAAGAACTCGCTGGAGAAGTAGAAGTAGGCGCGGAACTGCGCTTCTACAAGGACACGTCGCCTTTGGGCCGCATCGCCGCCCAGATGGCAAAGCAGGTCATCTTCCAGAAGGTCCGCGAAGCCGAGCGCGACACGGTCTTCAACGAGTACAACCACCGCGTCGGCGAGATCCTGAACGCCACGGTGAAGCGCGTCGAGCCGATGGACGTCATCGTGGACCTGGACAAGGCCGAAGCCCGCATGCCGAAGCGCGAGCAGTCGCGCCTGGAGCAGTTCGCCGTCGGCGAGCGCATCCGTGTTGCTTTGATCCGTGTGGATCGTGCTGCCAAGGGACCGCAGGTGATCGTCAGCCGCGCCGCTCCTTCGCTCGTGCAAAATCTTTTCCAATCCGAGGTCCCGGAGATCTACGATGGCACCGTCATGATTCGTGCCATTGCTCGTGAAGCCGGAGAGCGTACCAAGATTGCCGTCGTCTCGCGCGACAAGGATGTCGATCCGGTCGGCGCCTGCGTGGGCATGAAGGGGATGCGCGTGCAGTCGATCATCCGCGAACTGCGCGGCGAAAAGATCGACATTATCGAGTTCTCCGAAGAGATTACGACCTTTGCCGAAAAGGCCCTGCAGCCTGCCAAGGTCGCCCGCGTGTCGATTACAGACCTCGCGGAGAAGCAGATCGAAGTGATTGTGGACGACACGCAACTCTCGCTCGCGATCGGGAAAAAAGGACAGAATGTTCGCCTTGCAGCCAAGCTCCTCGGCTGGAAGATCGACATCAAGAGCGAGGAAGAGAAGCGCCAGGAGGTCGAGCAGCAGATGTCGGCCATGCAGGGTGCGCCTCAGACTCCGATCGAACAGGTTACCGAACTGGGCGAGTCTGTTCTGGAGAAGCTGATCGCGGCGGGAATCACCACCGTGGAGAGCCTTGCGGACATGACGGCGGAAGAGCTGGAAGAGGTTCCCGGAATCGGCGAGAAGTCCGTCGAGAAGATTACGGTCGCGGTTCGCCACTACTTCGGTCAGTACGAAGAGGGTGAAGAGCGTCCGGCTGCTGCGGCAGAAGCCGCATCGACCGATGTTGCGCCTGCCGCGGAAGAAGCATCTGATGTCGAGACGGCCGAAGTGGATACGACCCTGGCCGAATCTGCAGACGAATCCTTGGAAGAGAACGCCGAGGATGAGGAGAGTTCCATGAGCAAGACACCGGAAGAGATCTTTGCGGCGGAGAACGCGGGTACGGGCAATGTCCCGATCGAAGTCGATGAGTCGACCGAGGACATCCTGGACGAGGAAGATCGCGCCTCCAACGAAGACGGATTTAGCGATGCGGACAACCGCGAGGGAGACATTGAACTGGACAACCAGACGATGGACGACCTGGTGGCTGAATCGCAGGAAATTTCAGACGAAACGATCGACTCGGATGAGCACGACCGTGGTTAG
- a CDS encoding M24 family metallopeptidase, which translates to MTTEKLEAIQAQLRKQNLDGWLFYDHHGRDPLAYGILGLDPSMHVTRRWFYFLPAEGEPKKLSHRIEAGRLDTLPGSKTLYSTWQELEAALAAMLSGAGKLAMQYSPRNAIMYVSMVDAGTIELLREMGKEIVSSADLVSEFEAVLTADQVATHYVAQRKIDAILEAGWKHMGDMVRAGARLDEFQMVTWLADAMQREGLVWEHGPNVSVGANAADSHYEPVQGSAAEIRRGSFVLIDIWGKQADRPDAVWYDITWTGVVDREPTPLEQLVFTTVRDARDAAIHLVEKRFADNLPIAGWEADDAARAVIREAGFAQHFTHRTGHNIGTELHGAGAHLDNLETHDERRILPMTCFSVEPGIYLPPGPECFGVRSEIDMMTSVGKAVVTGKIQRELVRI; encoded by the coding sequence ATGACGACAGAAAAACTCGAAGCGATTCAGGCCCAGCTGCGCAAACAAAATCTGGACGGCTGGCTCTTTTACGACCACCATGGGCGGGACCCGCTCGCCTATGGCATCCTCGGCCTGGACCCTTCCATGCACGTCACGCGACGATGGTTTTACTTTCTCCCCGCAGAAGGTGAGCCGAAGAAGCTGTCGCACCGCATCGAAGCCGGTCGCCTGGATACCTTGCCGGGCTCGAAGACGCTTTACTCGACGTGGCAGGAGCTTGAAGCGGCGCTGGCCGCGATGCTCTCCGGCGCAGGCAAGCTTGCGATGCAGTACTCCCCGCGCAATGCCATCATGTACGTCTCCATGGTCGATGCAGGAACGATTGAGCTGCTGCGCGAGATGGGTAAAGAGATCGTCTCGTCCGCTGATCTAGTTAGTGAGTTCGAAGCCGTACTCACTGCAGATCAAGTCGCCACGCACTACGTGGCCCAGCGCAAGATCGACGCGATCCTCGAAGCTGGTTGGAAACATATGGGCGATATGGTTCGTGCGGGAGCGCGTCTGGATGAGTTCCAGATGGTCACGTGGCTGGCTGACGCGATGCAACGCGAAGGCCTCGTCTGGGAGCACGGACCCAATGTCAGCGTGGGTGCGAACGCGGCGGATTCCCATTATGAACCGGTGCAGGGAAGCGCTGCGGAGATCCGGCGCGGCTCCTTCGTTCTGATTGATATCTGGGGCAAGCAGGCAGACCGTCCCGACGCCGTCTGGTACGACATCACGTGGACCGGCGTTGTGGATCGCGAGCCGACGCCTTTGGAGCAGCTTGTCTTCACCACGGTGCGCGACGCGCGGGATGCGGCCATCCACCTCGTCGAAAAAAGGTTTGCGGACAACCTGCCGATTGCGGGCTGGGAGGCCGACGATGCTGCTCGCGCGGTCATTCGAGAAGCCGGTTTCGCGCAGCACTTCACGCACCGCACCGGCCACAATATCGGAACGGAGCTACACGGCGCAGGGGCGCATCTCGACAACCTGGAGACGCACGACGAACGCCGCATTCTGCCCATGACGTGCTTTTCCGTGGAGCCGGGAATCTATCTTCCACCGGGGCCGGAGTGTTTCGGGGTACGCAGCGAGATAGATATGATGACCTCCGTCGGGAAGGCCGTGGTGACCGGGAAGATTCAGCGTGAGCTGGTGAGGATCTAA
- the rimP gene encoding ribosome maturation factor RimP, whose translation MALELDKIRDAADRVAASHQLEIVEVSFTGAGKFSALQIFVEKNAEGRAAMLREAETDESKALPRGVPVEALSGVTHQDCAAFATDFGTLLDVEELVPGTTEYTLEVSSPGIERKLFKTADYERFAGSLVTLKTFQAINGTKNFTGRMTFTDGTATLDLAAVKAKGKKKGTKAEAPQTVEIPFNAIEKAQLVAEI comes from the coding sequence ATGGCCCTTGAACTCGACAAAATTCGCGATGCAGCCGACCGTGTCGCTGCCTCGCATCAGCTTGAAATCGTTGAGGTTTCCTTTACCGGTGCAGGCAAATTCAGCGCCCTGCAGATCTTCGTAGAGAAGAATGCCGAGGGACGCGCTGCCATGCTGCGCGAGGCGGAGACAGACGAGAGCAAAGCACTTCCCCGCGGTGTTCCCGTGGAAGCGCTTTCGGGCGTAACCCACCAGGATTGTGCGGCCTTTGCCACCGATTTCGGAACGCTTCTGGACGTGGAAGAGCTGGTTCCGGGAACGACCGAGTACACGCTGGAAGTCTCTTCTCCAGGCATTGAACGCAAGCTCTTCAAAACGGCCGACTACGAACGCTTCGCTGGCAGCCTGGTCACGCTGAAGACCTTCCAGGCGATCAACGGCACAAAGAACTTTACCGGGCGGATGACGTTTACGGACGGCACCGCCACCCTGGACCTTGCCGCCGTGAAGGCCAAGGGAAAGAAAAAAGGAACAAAGGCTGAGGCTCCGCAGACGGTTGAAATTCCCTTCAATGCCATCGAAAAAGCCCAGCTTGTGGCGGAAATTTAA
- a CDS encoding tail fiber protein, whose amino-acid sequence MTKYMKLAWLALALMTADTAATQTYNGTAFTLAPPSGVGPGQFINGNGDAATFSTVDNEIDSWWGLGIKSQCCSNYVGYGIVFDARAGSIYTQGNVGIGTTTPGLYPLFVKNSGHWQLLNLQNPSTSPGAAVIQFDRSAATANPAVWTVGYSDYNAGDWPLGFTVMDATSGSNLTRLLINASGNVGIGTTSPQYKLSVNGTIQAKEVLVNTGWADYVFQPNYRVRPLAEVAAFIKANHHLPDIPSESEVKENGVSLGDMQAKLLAKIEELTLQMIQLDKKNRALAKKVAQLKGR is encoded by the coding sequence ATGACAAAGTACATGAAGCTTGCATGGCTGGCCTTGGCCCTCATGACTGCGGACACGGCCGCGACACAAACATATAACGGTACCGCATTCACTTTGGCCCCGCCCAGCGGTGTTGGTCCCGGCCAATTCATCAACGGGAACGGAGATGCCGCAACCTTCTCAACCGTCGATAACGAAATTGATAGCTGGTGGGGGTTAGGAATCAAGTCTCAGTGTTGTAGTAACTACGTTGGTTATGGGATTGTGTTTGATGCTCGGGCTGGTTCTATCTATACACAGGGCAACGTCGGGATCGGCACGACGACGCCTGGACTGTATCCATTATTCGTCAAGAATAGCGGTCACTGGCAGTTGCTAAATCTGCAAAACCCATCAACTTCCCCTGGTGCGGCTGTTATTCAATTTGATAGGAGTGCCGCAACGGCCAATCCGGCTGTTTGGACAGTCGGATACTCAGACTATAACGCCGGGGACTGGCCTCTTGGCTTTACCGTTATGGATGCCACCAGCGGCTCTAACCTGACAAGACTATTGATCAATGCATCAGGCAATGTTGGCATAGGCACGACGAGCCCTCAATATAAGTTATCCGTCAACGGCACGATTCAAGCGAAAGAAGTCCTCGTGAACACCGGATGGGCGGACTACGTGTTCCAACCGAATTATCGAGTCAGGCCATTAGCCGAAGTCGCGGCGTTTATTAAAGCGAATCACCATCTTCCGGATATCCCATCGGAGTCGGAAGTCAAAGAGAACGGCGTGAGCCTGGGCGACATGCAGGCGAAGCTCCTGGCAAAGATTGAAGAGCTGACGCTGCAGATGATTCAACTCGACAAGAAAAACAGGGCGCTCGCGAAAAAAGTGGCACAACTCAAAGGCCGTTAG